One genomic region from Epinephelus fuscoguttatus linkage group LG8, E.fuscoguttatus.final_Chr_v1 encodes:
- the LOC125893430 gene encoding double-strand-break repair protein rad21 homolog A-like, which translates to MFYAHFVLSKRGPLAKIWLAAHWDKKLTKAHVFECNLESSVESIISPKVKMALRTSGHLLLGVVRIYHRKAKYLLADCNEAFIKIKMAFRPGVVDLPEENREAAYNAITLPEEFHDFDQPLPDLDDIDVAQQFTLNQSRVEEITMREDVGNLSLLQDNDFADFGMDDREMMRDASTFEEDIMHGATASNLLLEAEPGPANLPDKSNHMEYDDFGDGSMGNSDGGMLVDKLLSSEDGGGIFDDPPAITESVMMPPDHGDDEDDFDNLQSPGPDSPDSGPAEQLPAMADQTEQTTLVHNEEEAFALEPIDITVKETKAKRKRKLIVDSVKELDSKTIRAQLSDYSDIVTTLDLAPPTKKLMMWKETGGVEKLFSLPAQPLWNARLLKMFTRCLTPLVPDELRKRRKGGEADSLDEFLKELENPEVPREEVMSQHRDVIDQTIMEEPSILAASAMEGSRTTLDETVMPPPSTPRGVKRKTLEKEGTLPMAPLEQQQQQQQQQQVADRSVLSQRLDMHQVDLPPEESSLNLTQLVPELDLLGEKSKDKKDDSDEEEEEDGQAGDQDQEEKRWNKRTQQMLHGLQRVMAKTGADSVSLLELCRNNNKKQAAAKFYSFLVLKKQQAIEVTQSEPYSDIIATAGPRFHLI; encoded by the exons ATGTTCTACGCCCACTTTGTCCTCAGCAAACGTGGGCCGCTGGCCAAGATCTGGCTAGCGGCCCATTGGGACAAGAAACTGACCAAGGCCCATGTATTTGAATGCAACTTGGAGAGCAGTGTGGAGAGCATCATCTCACCGAAG GTGAAGATGGCATTGCGTACATCAGGCCACCTGCTCCTCGGGGTGGTGAGAATTTACCACAGGAAAGCAAAGTACCTGCTTGCTGACTGTAATGAAGCCTTCATCAAGATCAAAATGGCTTTTAGGCCGG GTGTGGTGGATCTaccagaggaaaacagagaggcAGCCTACAATGCCATCACCTTACCTGAAGAGTTCCATGACTTTGACCAGCCACTTCCTGATCTGGA TGACATAGATGTGGCCCAGCAGTTCACCCTGAACCAGAGCAGAGTAGAAGAGATCACCATGAGGGAAGATGTTGGCAACCTCAGCCTCCTGCAGGACAATGACTTTG CTGACTTCGGTATGGATGACCGAGAGATGATGCGTGATGCCAGCACATTTGAGGAGGACATCATGCACGGAGCAACAGCTTCTAACCTTTTGCTAGAGGCTGAGCCTGGCCCAGCCAATCTCCCCGACAAGTCCAACCACATGGAGTATGATGACTTTGGGGATGGCTCCATGGGCAACAGTGATGGGGGAATGCTAG TTGATAAGCTACTGAGCTCTGAGGATGGAGGTGGTATTTTTGATGACCCTCCAGCCATCACAGAAAGTGTCATGATGCCCCCAGATCACGGAGACGATGAGGACGACTTTGACAACCTCCAGTCAC CGGGTCCAGACAGCCCAGACTCTGGCCCAGCAGAGCAACTTCCAGCAATGGCTGACCAGACAGAACAGACCACTCTGGTTCACAATGAGGAGGAGGCCTTTGCACTGGAGCCCATTGACATCACTG TGAAAGAAACCAAGGCAAAGCGTAAGAGGAAACTGATTGTGGACAGCGTGAAGGAGCTGGACAGTAAGACCATCAGAGCCCAGCTGTCTGACTACTCGGACATCGTCACCACCCTGGACCTCGCCCCTCCTACCAAGAAGCTTATGATGTGGAAGGAGACAGGAGGAGTGGAGAAGCTGTTCTCTCTGCCTGCCCAGCCCCTCTGGAATGCCAGGCTCCTCAAG ATGTTCACACGCTGCCTGACGCCTCTGGTGCCAGACgagctgaggaagaggagaaagggCGGCGAAGCAGACAGTCTGGATGAGTTCCTCAAAGAGCTGGAGAACCCAGAGGTGCCTAGAGAGGAGGTCATGAGTCAGCACAGAGATGTTATCG ACCAGACTATTATGGAGGAGCCCAGTATTCTGGCAGCCTCTGCAATGGAGGGCAGCAGGACGACCCTGGATGAGACAGTCATGCCTCCTCCGTCAACCCCTCGCGGTGTCAAACGTAAGACCCTCGAGAAAGAGGGCACCCTTCCT ATGGCTCCcttggagcagcagcagcagcagcagcagcagcagcaggtggctGACCGCTCAGTCTTGTCTCAGAGGTTAGACATGCATCAGGTGGATCTGCCCCCAGAGGAGAGCAGCCTCAACCTCACCCAGCTTGTTCCTGAGCTTGACCTGCTCGGTGAAAAGAGCAAAGACAAGAAGGATGatagtgatgaagaggag GAAGAGGACGGTCAGGCTGGAGACCAGGATCAGGAGGAGAAGAGATGGAACAAGAGAACCCAGCAGATGCTGCACGGCCTCCAG CGCGTCATGGCTAAGACTGGAGCAGACTCAGTCAGCCTGCTTGAATTGTGCCGGAACAACAACAAGAAGCAGGCAGCTGCCAAGTTTTACAGTTTCCTCGTCCTCAAGAAGCAGCAAGCCATCGAGGTCACCCAGTCTGAGCCCTACAGCGACATCATCGCCACCGCTGGACCAAGATTCCACCTCATTTAG